CTCAGAAAAGGCTGACTCGGTCAATAGAAACTAGGATGGAGAATTCATTTTAACTGTGGTTTCGTTTCTTGATATCTGTAAACAGATACCAATAAAATCAGAATGACAAACTAGAAAACTAAGAAGAATACGAGTATTAGCATTAAAAATCAGAATGACAAACTCGGACCCTTGGCAGCAGAAAGGCAGGTCCGAGTTCAACTTAATTAGGCAGGACTGAATTTCTCTGCTTCCATTAATTTATAtcaatgaggatttttttttggCATGTATTCATGCAAATTCTAAACTCTGTTATAATGCAACTTGTTTATGATAACTCATTGGATCAGGTTGAAATCAAAGATTGATCAAGGGTGACAAAGTCCAAATTAGAACTTGAATTTCATTTTCACATGCCAAGTATCAGATAAACTATCATGACAAAAGTAGTTAAAAATTAGCCACCTAGCATATCATGTATGAAAGTGAAAAAGGTGCAAATTTGAGATAAACACATGGAGTTTTCTTCACCTAGACAGTTGACTTTGTTACTCATACTGTTGTACCGTCTGAAGCATTAGAAACTACAGTTATGAGGATATCCTATCTAAACAAAACAAGCTTTCTACTATGTACAGGCTAGTCTTTCAATTATAACTCATCCGTTCCTTATCTTGTTTGCAGCTAGCAACAGTGCCATGAGAAGACTTTTTgttgatcttgtttcaaaattttaGTTCAAGAATGGCGTTTTCTGTTCCTATATAATACAAGAAAAAAATCATCTCATACAACTACAATTGAAGGACGACATGGACTGAAGCACAGATCAAACAAGTCACTGAATCACTTTCCAAGTATCTCGCTGGTATTCAGACCTTAAGTAATTGTGTTCAGAATCAAAGTTTTCCCAGCTACATCATCACAACAAATGCTGAAGTGAGTGATTTATCCTAAAGAATCACAAATCTAAATAGGAATGAGAATTCAAGCATATCTAGATCACTTTTCTTATTGAATATACGCATTAAGTAATATTTACAATGAGGTTAAATAATCTAACAAACTAATGCCTAGAAGCCAAAGTAGACTACTAACTGTGTCACAATAACCCAAAGGACAAATTAAGGGACTGCAAAGTACATAACCTACTAAGAAAAGCATATAAAATCTTTGTTGTCAGCAAGATATAAAAAGATGAATGATCTCTTTTGGGGAAAAAGAAAAAACTATGGCCTTGATAGTCCTTCCATGTTTCTCAATTGTATATGCAACATGACCAATCATGATCGAACTAATATCAATGTTCTACTGGGGCAAATCCCCAAAACTTAATAGATACATGTGTAAAACTAGAGCATGTAGTACACAAATAACCACCTTGTACTTACAGTGTACAAACAGACACAAGTAGGAAATGTCCAAAGAGCACACAGGGAATCCATCTTTAATGCAAATTTCACTGCCCAATAATACAAACATACAATGACAAGACATATCCaagtataaatctaatgcttggaaCCAAAATTTCCAGAAACGTAATgcaatcaaaattttcattaagaaATTAAGTTACAGTAGAAAGAGATAAGGGAAAGGCTGACATCTAGAAATCCCCCATATAACTAGcatatgcataaaatgccatgtatGTAAACCAAGAAGCTGAAAGGTATCCCACGAAAATATTgaaaatattgcatgataaaaaaataaaataaaatcgcaTGTAAAAGAAGCTTTATGTTCAGAACTCTCGTCAAAGAGAAACTAAAATTAACCTAAAGTTCTTTAGTGATCATAGATGGTCACAAAATATATCTAGTCCCTAGCCTCTGGTTAATTCATGAGCAAGATAAGAATTgaaacaaaagaaagacaggcaACTAAAACAAAAGAAGTGCACCATAAAGGATCTCAACCATCAGCAATGTCTCACAATGGAATGATAGAAACACAACAAAATCAGTTTCTCACTTGCACTCAACTCCAGCTTCAGCAGCCCGATGAGGCTTGCTCTTCCGCCGGCTCCCACTATGCCGAAAACCATTGGACCTTGTTAAATCCTCGTTTCTGGATTTTGATCCAACACCATTTTCCTCTATGATCGCATCAGAGTTCTCTTTTGCTTTTGAATATCTCTTTCGTTTCTTCCCAACCACCACTGTTGAACCCTTAAGCTCTTTGTTTGGTGCAGTAAGCTTCATATCATCTTTCCCTTCTACCGTTTCAGTGTCATCTACATCAATGTCATCCTTCAACGGCTTCTGAGGCCTTCCTCTTCTCTTATATACAGGGAGCACCTCTTGATCACCACTCCCTGGGTCCTCGTTACCAGTGGCCACTGCCAATTTCTTCCCCTTTCCTCTGCCTCGACCCATTAAACCCAAACAAGCAATTAAAACAACTCAGATGATTATCTATgctgcaaaaggaaaaaaaaagattaagggGAAATCAGCTTAAATCCTAGAAGAATTATATTGTTGTCGTTATATCTACAATAGCCACTAATAACCGAACTGCAATCTTTGCACCTTTAAGCTGTTATGCTACAATTTCCAGTAAGAAACCACCGATTGCAAGTTGCAGCAGAGAGGACATTAGCCAGGATAAACCTAATTACCAATACGGCATACAGAAGAACTCAGATCAAGCATCAAAAAGTCATATGAAGAAGCATCAAAGAGGTGAAATATGCAATGAAAATAAGAAATCCCATGTAAGAAACTAGATCAGAGACTTGATTGGGTGAAGAAGCAGCCAAGGAACTCAAGATGGACTCagaaatttcaagaaaaagaatTAAATTAGCAAACTGGGTGATAATAACGATAAAGCCGTGTTGATGACCATCAGAAACCAGAAATTAGACGACCATATCGCATGCAGAACAAAGAAAGACTGCTCTTTTCGGAGAAGTACGATCCTCGTCGACTCCACCACACGAGAGTTTCATCTGTGGATAGGAACATGCAGCTCCCAAAGAAGCACTTCCACAAGCCGCagagcaaaagaaaagaagaatcaaTTTTCAAGAAACATCTCGGATGTTCACCATCGAAGTATGCCAAATCCTCTCCGTCTTATAAGCTGAAATCAGAGCGCGCTCTTGAACCCCTAAAGTTGTAGTCTAACATCAAGAATAAAGGGAAAGAAACAATCTTGGGCATCCAAGTAGGAAAAATCGACGTCTTTGGGCGTGAGAAGTCTTAAAAAACTGACCTTCTATAACCATCCGCTGTTCACCATCACCCTCTAGCATCCATTTCCTCCGCATCTGATGAGTAACTAAGAAATCAACGTAGGAAGAATCAACAAGATGGGATTTTTGTGGTTCGACCAGCATAAAGGTGGTGAAAGATAGGTTCTTGGTGGAGAGAATGGAAACTCGATTCAAATTTGATGGAACAGGGGCTGCGATTTCCAGGAGGACGGAAAGGATCTGAGAGAAGCTGAGCAAAGAAACCAGCGGAAGAGAAGTATGTGTTGAGAAGATATTTCCGTTCTTTGGTTGGCCAAAGACAACAAGAATCTACCATAAAACAAAAGTGCCCACTcgtttcttttatatataaaagtaaaaaatatatataacagtAATAAATATAGAAGCTTGATATTGGGAAGCTTTTTCATATTGACAATCCGTTCCTAATTACCatctctcaaaaaaaaaaaaaaaaaaaaaatatatatatatatatatatatattttttttttaataacttaattatcaatcatatttttatttttacaataaCTTATTTTATTCATCATAATCCTAACTGTATAGATACCGCTCCCTTACTTGGAATCCTAAAATAACTATTAGGAGATGACTATCTATGATCTCCTgctattatttataatcttattttaatttttttaaatatttctaatttttttttataaataaatataaataaatatatattttttaataattctccGCTTCTTTCTCCTTTCTCCTACACTTATAATTGAAGAGTGGTTGGACGAAGCAACGACGAGAATGAAATAagagggaagaaaaaaaaatgataatcattgtaaatagtaaaaaaaatattttagcacGAGACAATCGACAACAAAGAAATTGTCAATAGTCAAAGGAGGGCCGTAAACAGTACGTCATGAGACTAGTTGAtgaaattatcaaaataaaaacaCCCCCCCCATTCGGATTCGGGTTGACGTGAATCAACCCACTCCGTTCATCGGTCGTTACGTAACGACAGAATTTCCCTCGGGGCCCACGT
This genomic stretch from Musa acuminata AAA Group cultivar baxijiao chromosome BXJ3-9, Cavendish_Baxijiao_AAA, whole genome shotgun sequence harbors:
- the LOC135586160 gene encoding uncharacterized protein LOC135586160 isoform X2, producing MGRGRGKGKKLAVATGNEDPGSGDQEVLPVYKRRGRPQKPLKDDIDVDDTETVEGKDDMKLTAPNKELKGSTVVVGKKRKRYSKAKENSDAIIEENGVGSKSRNEDLTRSNGFRHSGSRRKSKPHRAAEAGVECKR
- the LOC135586160 gene encoding uncharacterized protein LOC135586160 isoform X1, yielding MGRGRGKGKKLAVATGNEDPGSGDQEVLPVYKRRGRPQKPLKDDIDVDDTETVEGKDDMKLTAPNKELKGSTVVVGKKRKRYSKAKENSDAIIEENGVGSKSRNEDLTRSNGFRHSGSRRKSKPHRAAEAGVECNEICIKDGFPVCSLDISYLCLFVHCADI